One Hyphomicrobium sp. CS1GBMeth3 DNA segment encodes these proteins:
- a CDS encoding TetR family transcriptional regulator has translation MRVSRAQAEENRQNVIDVASRLFRQHGFDGIGLKDLMEAAGMTQGAFYKQFASKGDLIAEASARALESATNRWSNAVVANSNDPLGAVIAFYLSNGHRKEKMEGCPLVALGADAARQSAEVKASFEAGIREHLRVLTRLLSEADNDEKHDKAMAILSTMVGAVTLSRVVNDPRLAQSFLDAAAESVREAASS, from the coding sequence ATGCGTGTAAGCCGCGCTCAGGCTGAGGAAAACCGTCAAAACGTGATCGATGTCGCAAGCCGCCTGTTCAGGCAGCACGGCTTTGACGGCATCGGACTGAAGGACCTGATGGAAGCCGCCGGGATGACCCAGGGCGCCTTCTACAAACAGTTCGCGTCCAAAGGTGACCTGATTGCCGAGGCCTCGGCGCGGGCCTTGGAGAGTGCCACAAACCGATGGTCGAACGCAGTTGTCGCAAATTCCAATGACCCGCTCGGCGCGGTGATCGCGTTCTACCTGTCCAACGGACACCGCAAGGAAAAAATGGAGGGCTGCCCGCTCGTGGCCCTCGGCGCGGATGCCGCAAGGCAAAGCGCTGAAGTCAAAGCTTCGTTCGAAGCCGGGATCAGAGAGCATCTTCGCGTCCTCACCCGCCTGTTGTCGGAAGCCGACAACGATGAGAAGCACGACAAGGCCATGGCCATCCTCTCGACGATGGTTGGGGCCGTCACGTTGTCGCGGGTCGTCAACGATCCTCGCCTCGCGCAATCGTTCCTGGATGCGGCAGCCGAAAGCGTTCGCGAAGCCGCCTCTTCGTAG
- the glpK gene encoding glycerol kinase GlpK, which yields MTSYVLAIDQGTTSSRAIVFCANMTIVAIAQEELPQHYPAPGWVEHDAEDIWRTVLSTARSALAGAGLTAREIAGIGITNQRETILIWERATGQPIHRAIVWQDRRTADVCQQLKDDGHEPRISAATGLLVDPYFSGTKIGWLLDRVPGAREQADRGELAFGTIDSFLLWRLTGGRVHASDVTNAARTLLFNIHRNEWDAGLCELLNVPMSLLPEVRDCAASFGHTAPEHLGGDIPILGMAGDQQAALIGQGCFQPGMMKSTYGTGCFAVLNTGHKAIASKNRLLTTIGYRLDGVTTYALEGSIFIAGAAVQWLRDELHLLQSAAEAGSMAAQADPEQDVILVPAFVGLGAPYWDAEARGAIFGLTRGAGPNELARAALEAVCFQTADLVDAMHRDWGTVGETVMRVDGGMVASDWTMQRLADLLGAAVDRPTVLETTALGAAYLAGLQAGLYAEPDRVAETWALDRPFAPSMAVEERRSRIARWRDAVSRTLSREPAL from the coding sequence ATGACGAGCTACGTCCTCGCCATCGATCAGGGCACTACGTCCTCGCGAGCCATCGTATTTTGCGCCAACATGACGATCGTGGCCATCGCTCAGGAGGAGTTGCCACAGCATTATCCGGCACCAGGCTGGGTCGAGCACGATGCGGAGGACATCTGGCGCACCGTACTCTCAACAGCTCGATCCGCGCTCGCTGGGGCAGGGCTCACTGCGCGCGAGATTGCCGGCATAGGCATCACCAACCAGCGCGAGACAATCTTGATATGGGAGCGTGCGACTGGCCAGCCAATTCACCGCGCCATCGTTTGGCAGGATCGACGTACGGCCGACGTTTGCCAGCAATTGAAAGACGACGGCCACGAACCGCGCATCTCCGCCGCTACCGGGCTACTGGTCGACCCCTATTTCTCGGGCACCAAGATCGGTTGGCTCCTAGACCGCGTGCCCGGCGCGCGCGAGCAGGCCGATCGGGGAGAACTGGCCTTTGGCACGATCGATAGCTTCCTACTTTGGCGGCTTACCGGCGGTCGAGTGCATGCGAGCGACGTCACCAACGCCGCCCGCACGCTGTTGTTCAACATTCACCGCAACGAATGGGATGCGGGGCTTTGTGAGCTTCTGAATGTGCCCATGAGCCTCCTTCCTGAAGTACGCGACTGCGCCGCCTCCTTCGGACACACGGCGCCGGAGCACCTCGGTGGCGACATCCCGATTCTTGGCATGGCGGGTGATCAGCAGGCCGCGCTGATTGGCCAGGGCTGTTTCCAACCCGGTATGATGAAATCGACCTACGGCACGGGATGCTTCGCCGTCCTCAACACCGGACACAAGGCTATTGCCTCAAAGAACCGGCTCCTGACCACCATCGGCTACCGGCTCGACGGTGTAACGACGTACGCGCTTGAGGGTTCGATCTTCATAGCTGGCGCCGCCGTTCAGTGGCTACGCGATGAGTTGCACCTTTTGCAATCGGCGGCCGAGGCCGGGTCGATGGCCGCGCAGGCCGATCCCGAGCAGGACGTGATCCTCGTGCCAGCGTTCGTCGGGTTGGGTGCTCCGTATTGGGACGCGGAAGCACGTGGCGCCATATTCGGGCTGACTCGCGGAGCAGGGCCTAACGAGCTGGCGCGGGCCGCGCTCGAGGCCGTTTGCTTTCAGACTGCCGACCTTGTCGACGCCATGCACCGCGATTGGGGAACCGTCGGCGAAACGGTGATGCGTGTCGATGGCGGTATGGTCGCTTCAGATTGGACAATGCAGCGGCTGGCCGATTTGCTCGGTGCAGCAGTGGACCGGCCGACTGTGCTCGAGACAACAGCACTCGGCGCGGCCTATCTGGCGGGACTGCAGGCAGGCCTCTATGCCGAGCCCGATCGGGTTGCAGAAACCTGGGCGCTGGACCGCCCCTTCGCGCCAAGCATGGCGGTAGAAGAGCGACGGAGCCGGATCGCGAGGTGGCGAGACGCGGTTTCCCGCACGCTGAGCCGTGAACCTGCTTTGTAG
- a CDS encoding efflux RND transporter periplasmic adaptor subunit — protein MWRRLFFFLGALALTAAGIAAAAFFLNAPEPTTSAGADPRTNPLLVKVINATNVAGVERSFTGTIAARVQSNLGFRVPGKIVERLVDDGQEVKAGQPLMRIDDTDLRLALTAKRNAVIAARAVFVQARADEKRYATLVKGGLAASEQRYEQTKAALDTAEAQLAAAEAEAKVAENQATYSTLVADADGTVVATLGEPGQVVAAGQTVVQLAHAGPREALVALPETIRPAIGSEAEASVYGSNGQRGTARLRQMANSADPQTRTYEARYVLDGEAASSPLGATVTIRLRVNGQHSDVEVPIGAVLDDGNRTGVWILNQDATTVRFAPVKIKRLGDETAVVSGIEVGQPIVALGAHLLTEGATVRTSSKAEGSN, from the coding sequence ATGTGGCGCAGATTGTTTTTTTTCCTCGGCGCGCTCGCGCTGACGGCCGCCGGCATCGCGGCCGCCGCGTTCTTTTTGAATGCACCGGAACCGACGACATCAGCTGGCGCCGATCCCCGCACCAACCCGCTTCTGGTGAAGGTCATCAACGCCACCAACGTTGCCGGCGTTGAGCGTTCCTTCACCGGAACGATCGCAGCACGGGTGCAGAGCAATCTGGGGTTTCGCGTCCCCGGCAAGATCGTGGAACGGCTCGTGGATGACGGCCAGGAGGTCAAGGCCGGTCAGCCTCTCATGCGCATCGACGACACCGATTTGCGCCTTGCCTTGACCGCCAAGCGTAACGCGGTCATCGCGGCACGCGCGGTCTTCGTTCAGGCGCGCGCGGACGAGAAGCGCTATGCCACGCTCGTTAAGGGCGGGCTTGCCGCGAGCGAGCAGCGCTATGAGCAAACTAAGGCCGCGCTGGACACGGCTGAGGCGCAACTCGCGGCGGCAGAAGCGGAAGCGAAAGTCGCTGAGAACCAAGCGACCTACTCCACTCTCGTGGCCGATGCCGACGGAACCGTTGTCGCGACGCTCGGGGAACCAGGACAGGTCGTCGCGGCGGGGCAAACCGTGGTTCAGTTGGCGCACGCCGGACCGCGCGAGGCGCTCGTTGCGCTTCCTGAAACCATCCGGCCAGCGATCGGCTCGGAGGCAGAAGCCAGCGTCTATGGCAGCAACGGGCAGCGTGGGACAGCGCGCCTTCGCCAGATGGCGAATTCCGCAGATCCCCAGACCCGTACGTATGAAGCGCGTTACGTGCTTGACGGCGAAGCCGCCTCCTCACCCCTCGGGGCCACGGTAACGATCAGACTTAGGGTCAACGGACAACATTCCGATGTGGAAGTGCCGATCGGCGCGGTGCTCGATGACGGCAATCGCACAGGTGTTTGGATCCTGAATCAGGACGCCACAACTGTGCGCTTCGCTCCCGTCAAGATTAAACGGCTCGGCGACGAAACCGCGGTGGTCTCCGGCATCGAGGTCGGGCAACCGATCGTCGCGCTCGGTGCGCATCTCCTGACGGAGGGAGCGACCGTCAGGACCAGCTCCAAGGCAGAGGGGTCGAACTGA
- a CDS encoding GNAT family N-acetyltransferase, with translation MRPDVVRFTDDGKPLGRDLTELWIVRSRQNVEKFGYGTGALIERSSGRFIGWAGFARPEDAPEEIIYGFEKCAWGNGYGTEIVAGLVRFAFEKLNCSELRATAYPENVVSHHVLRKLGFESVPWDNKDALFLC, from the coding sequence ATCCGACCCGACGTCGTACGATTTACCGACGATGGAAAGCCTCTAGGTCGAGACCTCACAGAGCTCTGGATTGTGCGCTCCCGCCAAAACGTGGAAAAGTTCGGATACGGAACCGGCGCCTTGATCGAGAGATCGAGCGGCCGCTTTATTGGCTGGGCGGGCTTTGCGCGTCCGGAAGACGCGCCCGAGGAGATCATCTACGGTTTCGAGAAGTGCGCATGGGGAAATGGCTACGGTACCGAGATTGTCGCAGGCCTCGTCCGCTTCGCTTTCGAGAAACTGAACTGTTCGGAGCTTAGGGCGACCGCATATCCAGAAAATGTGGTCTCGCATCATGTCCTGCGGAAGCTCGGCTTCGAAAGTGTGCCTTGGGACAACAAGGACGCCCTTTTTTTATGCTGA
- a CDS encoding DUF1254 domain-containing protein produces MNTAPRADTVTPEDAQSIARDAYIYFYPLITMDVTRKQLTNIEAGKSEIGGPMNLFNNVPAFPTADMRAVVRPNFDTLYSSAWLDLTNEPVVVSAPDTNGRYYLLPMLDMWTNVFASPGSRTTGTQAGDFIVTPPGWTGAVPAGITRIDAPTPYVWIIGRTKTDGLPDYDAVHKIQAGYKITPLSQWGKKPKPIEAKIDPSIDMKTPPKRQVDTMAANTYFKYAAELLKMHPPQITDQPIIAQMKRIGIEPGKSLDIASLDPAVQQALEDAPAEAQKLMARKVPTLARVANGWSMNTDTMGVYGNYYLKRALVAQIGLGANLPEDAIYPLNLGDSTGKPLDGTNNYVLHFAKGDMPPVSAFWSVTLYDTEGFQVANPLNRFAVSSWMPFKLNADGSLDLYFQNQSPGADKEANWLPAPTGLFNLTMRLYGPKSDALTGKWSPPAVTRSGSAAVGTSAGVEGKE; encoded by the coding sequence ATGAACACGGCACCGCGCGCCGATACCGTCACTCCCGAGGATGCGCAGAGCATCGCACGCGACGCGTACATCTATTTTTATCCGCTGATCACAATGGATGTCACGCGGAAGCAACTTACGAACATCGAAGCCGGAAAATCGGAAATCGGCGGACCGATGAACTTGTTCAACAACGTCCCGGCGTTTCCGACCGCCGATATGAGGGCCGTCGTACGGCCCAACTTCGATACGCTCTATTCAAGCGCATGGCTCGATCTCACCAATGAGCCGGTCGTCGTGTCCGCGCCCGATACGAACGGTCGCTACTATCTGCTCCCCATGCTCGACATGTGGACCAACGTGTTTGCTTCGCCCGGGTCACGAACCACCGGAACGCAGGCGGGTGACTTCATCGTGACACCACCCGGCTGGACCGGAGCGGTTCCGGCGGGCATCACTCGGATCGACGCACCCACTCCTTACGTCTGGATCATCGGCCGTACCAAGACGGACGGGCTGCCTGATTATGACGCCGTCCACAAAATCCAGGCGGGCTACAAGATCACGCCGCTTTCGCAGTGGGGCAAAAAGCCAAAGCCGATCGAAGCCAAGATCGATCCCAGCATCGACATGAAGACGCCGCCGAAGCGTCAGGTCGATACGATGGCGGCTAACACCTACTTCAAGTACGCCGCCGAGCTACTCAAGATGCATCCGCCGCAGATCACCGATCAACCGATCATAGCTCAGATGAAGCGGATAGGAATCGAGCCCGGAAAGAGCCTTGATATCGCCAGCCTCGACCCCGCCGTTCAGCAAGCGTTAGAAGATGCGCCGGCCGAAGCGCAGAAACTCATGGCGCGGAAGGTTCCGACCCTGGCCCGCGTCGCGAATGGCTGGTCGATGAACACTGACACGATGGGTGTTTACGGCAACTACTATCTGAAGCGCGCGCTCGTTGCGCAAATTGGTCTCGGCGCCAACCTTCCCGAAGATGCGATCTACCCGCTGAACCTCGGTGACTCGACCGGCAAGCCACTCGACGGCACCAACAACTATGTCCTTCATTTCGCCAAGGGAGACATGCCTCCCGTATCAGCCTTCTGGTCGGTAACGCTCTACGACACAGAGGGCTTCCAGGTCGCGAACCCGCTCAACCGCTTCGCGGTCTCGAGCTGGATGCCGTTTAAGTTGAACGCTGACGGCTCTCTCGATCTCTACTTCCAGAACCAGAGCCCGGGCGCCGACAAGGAAGCCAACTGGCTGCCGGCGCCGACTGGACTATTCAATCTCACCATGCGTCTTTATGGACCCAAGTCCGACGCGCTCACCGGAAAATGGTCTCCGCCGGCCGTGACGCGGAGCGGAAGCGCTGCGGTTGGAACGAGCGCAGGAGTGGAAGGGAAGGAGTGA
- a CDS encoding DUF3459 domain-containing protein: MLSLTRALLALRRREPTLSLGDWAPLQTTNGVLSYTRACADRLFVIALNLDSIPKAIRFEPCLHGTIELSTNAKRTGEPVYERLDLSADEAVIVSAIQVSPVVLTY, translated from the coding sequence ATGCTTTCTCTGACCCGCGCGCTGCTTGCGTTACGCAGACGGGAACCGACATTGTCGCTGGGCGACTGGGCACCGCTGCAAACAACAAACGGTGTTCTTAGCTACACCCGCGCATGCGCCGATCGACTATTCGTAATTGCGCTCAATTTGGACTCGATACCCAAAGCCATCCGGTTTGAACCTTGCCTTCATGGGACGATCGAGCTTTCAACCAATGCGAAGCGCACTGGAGAACCGGTATATGAACGTCTTGACTTGAGCGCAGACGAGGCTGTCATCGTCAGCGCGATCCAGGTCTCGCCGGTGGTCCTGACTTACTGA